In Castanea sativa cultivar Marrone di Chiusa Pesio chromosome 6, ASM4071231v1, a single window of DNA contains:
- the LOC142637992 gene encoding tropinone reductase homolog At5g06060-like isoform X1 encodes MAESDLISKVRGSKWSLKGMTALVTGGTRGIGHAVVEELAGFGASVYTCSRNEAELNKCLQEWEGKGFVVSGSVCDASSRDQREKLIQDVASFFNGKLNILINNVGTNIRKPTNEYTTEEFLTLMSTNFESVYHLCQLAHPLLKASGMGSIVFISSVAGVVHIGSGSIYAASKAAINQLTKNLSCEWAKDNIRTNCVAPWYTRTSLVENLLANKKFSDEMISKTPLRRAAEPEEVSSLVAFLCLPAASYITGQVISVDGGATVNAFDAIAAVG; translated from the exons ATGGCAGAGTCAGATTTGATTAGCAAAGTCAGAGGCTCAAAATGGTCTCTCAAGGGAATGACCGCTCTTGTCACCGGTGGCACCCGTGGCAttgg ACATGCAGTGGTGGAGGAACTAGCAGGGTTTGGTGCATCCGTGTACACTTGTTCAAGGAATGAAGCGGAGCTGAATAAGTGCTTGCAGGAATGGGAAGGAAAGGGTTTTGTGGTATCTGGGTCGGTGTGCGATGCATCTTCACGTGACCAAAGAGAAAAGCTCATCCAAGACGTAGCTTCTTTTTTCAATGGCAAGCTCAACATACTT ATAAACAATGTTGGGACAAACATAAGGAAGCCAACCAATGAGTACACAACTGAAGAATTTTTAACACTCATGTCTACCAACTTCGAATCTGTATACCACCTGTGTCAACTTGCACATCCTCTTCTAAAAGCTTCTGGAATGGGAAGCATTGTGTTCATTTCCTCTGTTGCAGGGGTTGTGCATATAGGTTCTGGATCCATCTACGCAGCAAGCAAAG CGGCTATTAATcagcttacaaaaaatttgtcttgCGAATGGGCAAAGGACAATATCAGGACCAATTGTGTTGCACCTTGGTATACCAGAACATCACTTGTAGAAAAC TTGCTTGCTAACAAGAAATTCTCAGATGAAATGATCTCTAAAACTCCTCTTCGCCGTGCTGCGGAACCAGAGGAAGTCTCATCCTTGGTGGCATTCCTTTGTCTACCTGCTGCTTCTTACATCACTGGACAGGTCATTTCAGTTGATGGAGGAGCAACCGTGAATGCTTTTGATGCAATTGCAGCAGTCGGTTGA
- the LOC142637992 gene encoding tropinone reductase homolog At5g06060-like isoform X2, with translation MAESDLISKVRGSKWSLKGMTALVTGGTRGIGHAVVEELAGFGASVYTCSRNEAELNKCLQEWEGKGFVVSGSVCDASSRDQREKLIQDVASFFNGKLNILINNVGTNIRKPTNEYTTEEFLTLMSTNFESVYHLCQLAHPLLKASGMGSIVFISSVAGVVHIGSGSIYAASKAAINQLTKNLSCEWAKDNIRTNCVAPWYTRTSLVENMK, from the exons ATGGCAGAGTCAGATTTGATTAGCAAAGTCAGAGGCTCAAAATGGTCTCTCAAGGGAATGACCGCTCTTGTCACCGGTGGCACCCGTGGCAttgg ACATGCAGTGGTGGAGGAACTAGCAGGGTTTGGTGCATCCGTGTACACTTGTTCAAGGAATGAAGCGGAGCTGAATAAGTGCTTGCAGGAATGGGAAGGAAAGGGTTTTGTGGTATCTGGGTCGGTGTGCGATGCATCTTCACGTGACCAAAGAGAAAAGCTCATCCAAGACGTAGCTTCTTTTTTCAATGGCAAGCTCAACATACTT ATAAACAATGTTGGGACAAACATAAGGAAGCCAACCAATGAGTACACAACTGAAGAATTTTTAACACTCATGTCTACCAACTTCGAATCTGTATACCACCTGTGTCAACTTGCACATCCTCTTCTAAAAGCTTCTGGAATGGGAAGCATTGTGTTCATTTCCTCTGTTGCAGGGGTTGTGCATATAGGTTCTGGATCCATCTACGCAGCAAGCAAAG CGGCTATTAATcagcttacaaaaaatttgtcttgCGAATGGGCAAAGGACAATATCAGGACCAATTGTGTTGCACCTTGGTATACCAGAACATCACTTGTAGAAAAC ATGAAATGA